One Saccharomyces kudriavzevii IFO 1802 strain IFO1802 genome assembly, chromosome: 4 genomic region harbors:
- the FAP7 gene encoding nucleoside-triphosphatase (similar to Saccharomyces cerevisiae FAP7 (YDL166C); ancestral locus Anc_7.348): MELRRFGPNIIVTGTPGCGKSSTCELLKDELKGYKYYNISDFAKDNDCFEAYDEARKSHIVDEDKLLDKLEPLLRQGNSIIDWHVNDVFPERLIDLVVVLRCDNSNLYSRLHARGYHDSKIEENLDAEIMGVVKQDAVDSYEPHIVVELQGDTKEDMVSNVARIVAWEKMWLEQHSDGVTNEYQGPHGDDEESE; the protein is encoded by the coding sequence atggaattgaGACGGTTTGGACCCAATATTATAGTCACAGGAACGCCGGGGTGTGGCAAGTCCTCTACATGTGAGCTTTTGAAGGACGAATTGAAAGGGTACAAGTACTATAACATTTCTGATTTTGCCAAGGACAATGATTGTTTTGAAGCATATGATGAGGCGCGTAAATCACACATTGTCGATGAAGACAAGCTGCTGGACAAACTGGAGCCACTGCTGAGACAGGGGAACAGCATTATCGATTGGCATGTGAATGACGTGTTCCCAGAGAGGCTGATTGACTTGGTGGTGGTTCTGAGGTGCGATAATTCTAACTTGTATTCAAGATTGCATGCAAGAGGATACCATGATTCCAAGATTGAGGAAAATCTCGACGCTGAGATTATGGGCGTCGTCAAGCAGGATGCCGTGGATTCGTATGAACCACACATTGTGGTGGAGCTACAAGGTGATACAAAAGAGGACATGGTGTCCAATGTGGCACGCATTGTCGCTTGGGAAAAGATGTGGCTGGAGCAACATTCAGATGGTGTCACTAACGAATACCAAGGGCCCCACGgtgatgacgaagaaagTGAGTAA
- the CDC36 gene encoding CCR4-NOT core subunit CDC36 (similar to Saccharomyces cerevisiae CDC36 (YDL165W); ancestral locus Anc_7.347) → MEKFGLRALVPLLKLEDKELSSTYDHSMTLGADLSSMLYSLGIPRDSQDHRVLDTFQSPWAETSRSEVEPRFFTPESFTNIPGVLQSNVTPPCFNSIQNDQQRVALFQDETLFFLFYKHPGTVIQELTYLELRKRNWRYHKTLKAWLTKDPMMEPIVSADGLSERGSYVFFDPQRWEKCQRDFLLFYNAIM, encoded by the coding sequence atggaaaaatttggtcTACGAGCACTAGTGCCGCTGCTTAAACTAGAGGACAAAGAACTATCAAGCACATATGATCATTCCATGACTTTAGGAGCGGATTTATCGTCGATGTTATATTCGTTAGGCATTCCGAGAGATTCGCAGGATCACAGAGTTCTCGATACTTTCCAGTCACCTTGGGCAGAGACATCCAGAAGTGAAGTGGAGCCCCGATTTTTTACACCAGAATCCTTCACCAACATTCCCGGCGTATTACAATCCAATGTAACCCCGCCATGTTTCAATTCTATTCAAAATGATCAACAGCGTGTGGCCCTTTTCCAAGATGAAACGttgtttttcctcttttatAAACATCCAGGTACAGTCATCCAGGAACTGACGTATTTAGAACTCaggaaaaggaattggAGGTACCACAAGACCTTGAAGGCCTGGCTCACCAAGGACCCGATGATGGAACCGATTGTGTCCGCTGACGGGCTAAGCGAAAGGGGATCATACGTGTTTTTTGACCCACAAAGGTGGGAAAAGTGTCAGAGAGACTTCTTATTGTTTTATAATGCTATTATGTAA
- the NRP1 gene encoding Nrp1p (similar to Saccharomyces cerevisiae NRP1 (YDL167C); ancestral locus Anc_7.349) → MHYVVLELQVAYLPDSPKDQCRIGSIAYQIVDAETLICHYDIDSLPKIEVDGEAKSLESAMIQLDKDIHDVIGNDEFVLVSLCSTWHIRVTLSRQARDDGFILTSYLQHPRLFDLWKEFDRWCVNHPELLEQRKATSNNNSNTKAGGSNGALAKNTKDFNEMIRILEVSTPSEGADFIPEEQSLLRRTTDILLQLHKKCSSPEDMKSVLTQPYDSYTDIRTFLQERSKVLYMNNLPPDTTQSELESWFTQYGVRPVGFWTVKNIVEDTSNVNNNWSLNNSPYVEEQDSISGFVVFQTHEEATEVLALNGRSILSNLANTKQPRVVEHVLELQPSSTGVLDKAQEILSPFPQSKNKPRPGDWNCPSCGFSNFQRRTACFRCSFPAPSNIQMHNVISNNNANSNSNILNNRMSSGSSNNNNSAIVNHPYINTEFNMMGNTTPTALAYNRAQFSAITPLSRQNSLNLTPSSSGSPIIMADHFAGTNNIVPNYRYNGNSSNINNMTNNRYNSNKINSGNEGGNGNHVNSNINNNHNNNHNNNHHNGNTNNSYMNNNNSMNNSNSMNNNNNSSSNVGVGGSGSNIPFRAGDWKCSTCTYHNFAKNVVCLRCGGPKSVNADANETNHYIEGLTVGPGSHIHSDNGSNRTDGKDNKGRDISLMEYVSPPLSIVKEGDGNGSSFNEFKGDKVNIDYSNGNDSSSFTNGFNGSVRW, encoded by the coding sequence ATGCACTATGTGGTATTGGAGCTGCAAGTCGCGTATTTGCCAGATAGCCCTAAGGATCAGTGTCGCATCGGGAGCATAGCATATCAAATTGTGGATGCTGAAACCTTAATATGCCACTATGATATCGATTCTTTACCCAAAATCGAGGTGGATGGGGAAGCCAAGAGTCTGGAGAGCGCAATGATACAATTGGATAAAGACATCCACGACGTAATTGGCAACGATGAGTTTGTCCTTGTTTCGCTGTGTTCCACTTGGCATATTCGTGTCACCTTATCACGTCAAGCGCGAGATGACGGTTTCATCCTTACCTCGTACTTACAACATCCAAGGTTATTTGATTTATGGAAGGAATTTGATAGATGGTGTGTTAATCATCCGGAACTTTTGGAACAAAGGAAAGCCACCTCAAATAATAACTCTAATACTAAGGCTGGCGGCAGTAATGGTGCTCTAGCCAAGAATACAAAGGATTTTAATGAAATGATCAGAATACTGGAGGTTTCAACGCCCTCGGAAGGAGCTGATTTTATTCCGGAGGAGCAATCTCTTTTGCGGAGGACAACAGACATACTTTTGCAGTTGCACAAGAAGTGCTCTTCCCCGGAAGACATGAAATCTGTTTTAACACAGCCATACGACTCATATACTGATATTAGAACGTTCTTACAAGAAAGATCCAAGGTTTTGTACATGAATAATTTACCACCTGACACAACTCAAAGCGAATTAGAATCATGGTTCACTCAATATGGCGTCAGGCCTGTTGGATTTTGGACTGTGAAAAATATCGTGGAAGATACGTCTAACGTCAATAACAACTGGAGTTTAAATAATAGTCCCTATGTGGAAGAGCAAGATAGTATTTCAGGATTTGTTGTGTTTCAAACACATGAAGAGGCTACCGAAGTACTTGCCTTGAATGGGAGATCTATATTGTCTAACCTGGCAAACACTAAGCAGCCGAGGGTGGTTGAGCATGTCCTTGAACTTCAACCTTCTTCCACAGGTGTACTCGATAAGGcacaagaaattttatctCCCTTCCCTCAAAGTAAAAACAAACCGAGACCAGGTGATTGGAATTGCCCATCTTGTGGCTTTTCGAATTTCCAGAGGCGTACTGCATGTTTTAGATGTTCTTTCCCAGCACCGTCAAATATTCAGATGCATAATGTGatttcaaataataacGCTAATAGCAACAGTAATATTTTAAACAACCGCATGAGCTCGGGTTCGtcaaacaacaacaatagcGCTATCGTAAACCACCCCTATATTAATACCGAGTTTAATATGATGGGTAATACAACGCCAACAGCATTGGCTTACAACAGAGCCCAATTTTCTGCAATTACGCCGCTGTCACGacaaaattcattgaactTGACTCCCTCAAGCAGCGGGTCGCCCATAATTATGGCGGATCATTTTGCGGGAACCAACAATATAGTGCCAAATTATCGCTACAATGGTAACAGTAGcaatatcaataatatgACCAACAACAGGTATAACAGTAATAAGATCAACAGTGGTAATGAGGGTGGTAATGGGAACCACGTTAACAGcaatattaataataatCACAATAATAATCACAATAACAATCATCATAATGGCAATACCAATAATAGTTATAtgaacaataataatagtatgAACAATAGTAATAGTAtgaacaacaataataatagtagcTCCAATGTCGGCGTGGGAGGCTCTGGGTCTAACATACCATTCAGAGCAGGAGATTGGAAGTGTTCCACGTGTACCTATCACAATTTCGCTAAAAACGTGGTATGCTTACGCTGCGGCGGTCCAAAATCTGTAAATGCGGATGCCAACGAAACAAATCATTATATAGAGGGATTAACGGTTGGGCCAGGGTCGCATATCCACAGTGATAACGGTAGTAACCGCACCGATGGGAAGGATAATAAAGGTCGTGATATTAGTTTGATGGAATACGTATCACCACCGTTATCGATCGTGAAGGAGGGAGATGGGAATGGCAGCTCGTTCAATGAGTTCAAAGGCGATAAGGTCAATATTGATTATTCTAATGGTAATGATAGCTCTTCTTTTACTAATGGTTTTAATGGTTCAGTACGTTGGTAG